The proteins below come from a single Pseudomonadota bacterium genomic window:
- a CDS encoding prephenate dehydrogenase/arogenate dehydrogenase family protein — protein sequence MFAPTLASTAGQSCVVCHVRVGDKSRWFEDVLREAGLRLVEMTPDSHDRTMAIVQGLTHFQAIIAGHCMAAMGFEPSESMTTASPVYKARLSKIGRILTQNPRLYAEIQIFNPYVHSVLAQVQRSNELLAGFVEAKDVDGFAREFIRVREALGAFCEQSVERE from the coding sequence AACGCTTGCGTCGACGGCGGGACAAAGCTGTGTGGTATGTCATGTTCGGGTTGGTGATAAGTCCCGGTGGTTTGAAGACGTATTACGTGAAGCCGGATTGCGGCTTGTAGAGATGACGCCAGACTCTCACGACAGGACGATGGCAATCGTTCAAGGCCTAACGCATTTTCAAGCGATCATCGCTGGGCACTGTATGGCCGCGATGGGCTTTGAACCGTCAGAGAGTATGACCACAGCGAGCCCAGTCTATAAAGCTCGACTCTCGAAGATAGGGCGCATCCTGACCCAGAATCCTCGGTTGTACGCCGAGATTCAGATCTTTAATCCGTATGTGCATAGTGTGCTTGCGCAAGTTCAGCGTTCGAATGAACTCTTAGCCGGATTTGTTGAAGCAAAAGATGTCGATGGATTCGCGCGAGAGTTTATAAGGGTACGTGAAGCCCTTGGTGCGTTCTGCGAGCAGTCGGTAGAAAGGGAATGA